The Toxotes jaculatrix isolate fToxJac2 chromosome 14, fToxJac2.pri, whole genome shotgun sequence genomic interval AGCAGCAGTGGGGGAGAATCGGATCCAGTCTTTAGATAATGAGCGCAGCAGCGGGCCGCGGAGCTGAATAATTAGGAGTGATTGTAACAAATGAACATATGGACAAGGTGCAGAGGGAAAAGTTGGGGCCCGGTGTTCGAGCCGCTGATCCGGGATCTGTTCAGCGCTCTATTTATAGCAGTGGAGCATTTTTACGCACAGTCGGTGAGTGAGCGGAGCCTCATCTGAACCCCGCCGATGCTCCTGAACAGCTTAATGGATTTTACCCACTAAGATTATGACAAGCAATTAATCAATAACGGTATATGCTGGATGTGCGAGGCGCGTGTGCAGCGGGGACAACAGGCGGTGAACGGACGGCGTCGACAAAACGAGGAAACCGAGCGCTATTAATAGGCTCGGCGGCCGGTTTTCCGGTGTGAGCGGGGAGAAAAAAGCCCCGGAGGTGTCTGCGGCGGCGGGTTCGTGGGCCCCGGCCCCGCCGCGCCGCCGTGTTCTCGCTTTCCTCGCCTGCCATGTGTCGTCTTCTATTGTCCTTTCCAGCCTCCGTTACAACAAGCGGCCAACAGCAGCGTGCGTCGCgctcaccgcctcctcctcctccatcaccacctccccctctcctccccctgctcctGCGCCCTCCTGTGTTATTTTAAACGGAGCGGTGCATCCTGGGTATTGCAGTGCCTCTCCCGGGCGTGTCTCGTGACATATGGCGGCGACGGCAGCCCGCAGAAGACTACAATACCCAGGGTGCCCCGGGGGCCACATCAAAGTATCAGGTTACAACACAttagagggggggggggggtctgcagAGACCAATATGGTGTTTAAATAGGAGGCTTCATTCTGACAGAAGGGCTGAGGATCATGCAGCTAACTAGGCCAGAGAGCAGAGGGGCAGGTAGCTGCAGCCTGGAGAAGCTTTCAGACATCagcatttatatttttcatcatttcaatTTTCTGTTTCTAATGTTTGTTCTGGTTTCCATAAGGATctgaaggagaagaagctggtggaggagaaggagaacgGCAAAGATGCTGCCACCAACGGAAAGGTAACCTCAGGTGTTTCTCAGGTGTTTCTCAGGTGCTCTCAGCTCCTGGCTGAGGCTAACAGCTGCTTTAAAGTTCCCCGTGTTGTGTGGTTTCCAGGAGAACGAGGTGAACGGCGAGCCCGAGGTagatgatgaagaggacgaggaggtgGATGAGGAAGACGAGGAAGATGATGGAGAAGGTAGCTGCACGGTTTTTGTTTTCTCGTCGTGTTGTTTCTCAGAACCGACAAAAGCCTCATTCTTCTCATCCTTCATCCTGTAGGTGacgaggaagatgaggaggaagatgaggacgaCATTGATGGCGGCACGAAACGGGCAGCTGAGGATGACGAGGATGACGACGAGGTGAGGCGCCGACACCCACATGTCTGAGCGAGCGATGGGGCAGTGAGCTCACAGAGTAACCCTCTGACCGCCGTCTTCTGTTCTCTCCTTTCAGGACGACATCGAAACCAAGAAGCAGAAAACCGACGACGACGATTGATGCGTTTCCCCCGCGCCATCCTGCTGAACCACTTCCTGATTCTTCACCTCTGACTGTTTTTGAATGTCACAGGTGGAGGGGCTGGAGGActgatttaaaggaaaaaataataataaaaaaatccaacatGGTCATTAGCAAGTAGAGTTCAACAAACATCACCACGTCCACACACTCAGTCTCAGTCTCCCCTCaaagctgcaaaacaaattTTCTAGAGGAACCCGCCACCACATCGACGCAGAAATCAGGCTtcaacaccaacaacaccaaCGGAgaatttgtttgtatttttatttacattttatatttttgtacatATTGTTAGGAGGGGGTCAGTTTCTCTCTCGGCAGCGATCTCGTCAGACCAAATCGGTGCTTCTTTAACGAAAGATTTTACTTGGTTGACCATGTTACGATATCTCAACAGATGCTAGAaaaaaacgttaaaaaaaagttaaaaaacatgaaagacaaCCTCTTAAGCCGTTGAACTCAGAGCATTCCAGTAAATTTAATGTATGTACTTTAGCTGTACCATAACTAGTTTGTTTGTATGGGAGGGTAAGGCCAAAGAAAAgagcctcttttctttttccttttcttttgtttttgtcagcgactttttgttttttgacggCCTGTTTTGATGTATGTGCGAAGTTTGTTGTTTGACAATAAACCggacttttattttgtgagtTGTACTTTTTatctctgcttgtttttttacttCCTTCTCAGCGGCCACACGGCGAAGACGCTCGGGTACAGGTGAGCTCGCAGGGCGTCTTTAacggggtcagaggtcactggaaatattttatgtttattcttCACACTTTCCTCTAATCACTTTTTCTTGAGAAGGTTTTATGGTGTATTTGACATTGTACTGGTTCTTCAGGAGCTTTAGTGATAACTGTAGGTGAGTGACCAGTATCACACTTTCTCACTGTGTTCATCTgttcacagctacagttacagATGGAAAACGTCTTATAAAatatagtttcatatttaaaagtGGCCACACATTACTGTGTTAGATTGGATTGAACTTTATTGCACAGACAATAACGTGCAGCGTTTAACCAGCAGTGAAATGCAGAGTAACACGTGTCACTGATGCTCACGTTCATAAAGAGGATCTGAaacaggagagagtgagagagacagaggaggtggaggagtgagCTGTTTCCAGACTGATGTAGATCCAGGACAAACATGACGGAGCCTGAACGAGTGCAGGAAGATCTGATCTCTGTTGAGTCATGTCAGCGAGagcgtccacacacacacagggtcacaGGTGTGAActgacctctgctgctgtgtgatcacacctccttctgtttctgtagCTTTGTTTACggatctttgtttgtttatttgttcatttgttataTTCATCCATCAGCAAAGATGATATCACAGCAGGAGATtctattaaattatattatataataaaacaaacatatgtCTAATATTTCTGCAGAGATATTTTCAAtatatatagtttcattttcagttttattattatatttaatattattatataactTGTTATActcattaaaaaatgttttttttctatttgtaagtgcattttcaaattattctttaaaatataaatcttTTCTTTAAGTTATTAAATgtttcattaacattttaaacaaaaactatttcttggcatttttatgtatttcataagtaagttttattattattgttattattgttgtgtcATTGTTATTTCTTAACTAAACCAGATTAAATTGTAAAAATACCAGTGACGGCAGCAGGTTCAGCTCGTCTGGTTCCAGTCTCCTGACAGGTCCATGTTactgtcatgttcatgtgtgaggctcagtctgctgcagctttaagaCCAGATCAGATCTGTGAGCTGAAAACCTAAAATCCTTCTTACCTCAGCAGGTGGTTTGGGAGCTGAGAGCAGCCGGTCCCTGCCGAGCTCACATGGTTCATCCCAAAGCAGAGGAGCAGGCTCAGGGAGCGATCCATTCCTGCAGGACGGGGGGGACACAGTGTCCTGCATGTGCTCTGCCGTGGACTCTGCAGGAGGTCACTGAGGTCAGAGCAGCTTCTGCAAAGTAAGGAGCGTCCACTGCAACACCCTCTGCACCGTACCTGCTGGTACAggtaacatcatcatcatcatcatcatcatcatcattaatcaCTGAGTGAAGAACATCAGCAGACGTGAGTCTCAGGTCTTCACAGAGACAGTGGTCTGTAAATTATTCTGATGCTTTGACATTGGACAATTATTCCAAACTAACAGTTTGAGGAGTATAAGGGACATTAAAGGTCTGAGTGTGTTTCACAGTTAATgtagctctgctctctgttaaAATCCAGAATGAAGTGACCCCGCCTTCAGCTGATGGTGGACGTGTTCTCCGATGTATTTCAGCCAAACTTACACTGAAAGGTTTGTCTGCACAGCTAATTTAACCTGACACAGACTTTCCCTTCTACTGGAATGAATTACTTTACTTTAAtgtctaaaaacagtcaaattGTTAGAAAACATCAGAATCTGTCTTTAAAACATCCAGTATGTGTGATGTCTGTGCAACAGGACGATGTAAAACCCTTTGTGTCATTAAAATCCTCCACTTCTCAGAAATGTGGACGGGGACGTGACTTCTGGGACCGAACCTGTGGGTAAACATAAACCTGGTGGTGGTGTCACAGACAGTTTCACACAGTGGGATCAGAGCAGAGGCTGAGTCTCTGTGTCAGAACAGACGATCACGTGTCTCCATCACAGTCTTTGTCAGTCAAAATGTTTGAGGCAGTTGTGTAGTTTTGCTGCTggttgttgtctttgtgtgcagATTGTGTGTCCATGAACTCTGTGTGAAGAACACAAACTCTGCCCCGGTGCTTCACTGCCCCCGTGTGTCCAGGCTCTGAGTtgcatgttgtttcctgcagcttgtgtcaaaacaaaactggaatCAAtcaatagataaataaataaaaatccaggCTTATCAGCACAGACTGGAAACTGATCAAAGGTCTACTGGTGCAGAGCTGCCAGACTGGGAAACTCTT includes:
- the ptmab gene encoding prothymosin alpha-B encodes the protein MADTQVDSGSDISAKDLKEKKLVEEKENGKDAATNGKENEVNGEPEVDDEEDEEVDEEDEEDDGEGDEEDEEEDEDDIDGGTKRAAEDDEDDDEDDIETKKQKTDDDD